The window AAAGCCACCGGCGCCGCCCGCGCCACCAGTGCCGGTCGAACCGGACGCACCTGCGGTGTTTCCGGCGTAGGCACCACCGCCGAGCCCAGCCACCCCGCCGAATGCGCCGCCGCCGCCACCACCGCCGAAGCCGCCGGCGCCGCCGTTCACCACGCCACCAGCCGCACCGGCACCAAGAATGCCCCCGCCGCCGGTGCCTCCGCCGGTCGAGATGCTGTCACCGGCGCCGCCGAGGCCGCCGCCCCCACCGCCGCCATTGCCGGTCCCCTGAGATCCCGATCCGCCGGTGCCGCCGGCCGCGCTGCAATTCAAGAAGTAGTCGTTCACGACGCTGACCGTCGCGCCGGCTTTATTGACGAACAATCCACCGCCGAGGCCGGCTCCGCCGCCACCGCCGCCACCGAGGGAGCTGCCTGCTCCGCCTGCGCCACCGTTCGCCGCAGCATTCTGAATTTGCAAATTCTGCAACGTCACGCTTGCGGTGTCGACCCAAAACGCGCGATACGTGCTCGCACCGTCGATCGTTATGTGACCGAAATAACCGCCGTCGATCGTGAGATTTTGAATGATCGGCGGCAACGGACCGGCGAGCGTTATCGTGCACACCGGGCTGCTGCACATCGCCGTGTTATCAAAAACGATCGTGCTTCCCGCAGCCGCGTTCAAAATCGCATTACGTAAATCGCCGGCAGCGCCTGCGCCGCTGCCCGCGGGATTTCCCGGAACCGTATCAGTCCCAAGCGTGACGACAACGGCACCGGTGTTCGTCACCGTGAATGTTTGCGCGGTTGTCGTTCCGCCCACAGTCGTCACCGTAACATTGTGCGTTCCCGTCGAGGCTTCCGCATCGACAAAGAAATCTGCCGTGATCGAAGTTGCGCTGTTCACCACCACGTTACTTGCGGTAATTCCGCCGCTGCTGACGTTGATCGTCGCACCGCTCATGAAATTCGCTCCGGTGAGCGTTTCGTTCACGTTCGTTCCGATCAACGCGCTCGTCACACTTAGCGACGTTAATCCCGGTATTGGCGTCGCAGTGGGCGCGGGAGACGGCGACGGCGTCGGCGTGACAAGCGGAAAGACGCTCGGATTACCGCCGTGTCCTCCGATGCAGCCGCTGATCGCAAACGTCAGCGCGAATATGAAAAGCAGAGCTCGGGGAGAACGCATCTCCCCGAGGTAGGCTATTGCCCTTTTGGTTTCCTAGCTAGCGAGCTTGCGGATGTCCGCTACTTATCGGACGAGTCAGTTGAATCGTGACCGATGCCCCGGCTGGAATATCGATGTCGTTTGCGGTGTTGGCCGCCAGCAACCCGCCGCCGACCAGCCCGACTGCTCCGCCGATACCGACCCCGAGCGCTTTGCCGATGATATTGCCGGCGATCATGCCGCCGAGCGCCGTTCCCGCAGCCCGCGTGTAGTTGGTTTGTTTGTGCTGCTGCACGGCGACCACCGTCGCGTGGATGCGCGCCGTCGATCCGTCAGGAAAGCGAATCGTGTCGAAATTCAACTTCAAATGCGCCTTGCGTCCGATGTTGGCGCGATCGACTTGCGAGAGATGTCCGTAGATCGTCGAACCGCCCGACGTCACCATCGTGAACCGGTCTCCGTCTTGTGCGGTTTTCGAGCGAAGCTCTTGTTGGATCGTCCCCGATATCTGCGCCCCGGCCGGCTTGTAATATTGCGCGAGTGCCGCCACCGGTAACGCGAGTGCCGCGATCAGTGCAACGAGCGTGATGCGTAGTTTCATGTTCCCTCCAGTACCCGGTCCCCATAACCGTTCCCGTATTAGCGCCGAAGGCCGCGCTCGCTCGTCTTGCTGCCGGTATATCCCATTATCTTTTTCCATTCTCGCTCGACCACGGCATAGCACTCACAGGCTCCTGATTCCAAGCGCTCGCGATCCTTGACCGCAATACGCCCACGCATATACGAGATCGAACCGCCTTTCTGTAAGGCGGAAGCGGCAACGGTTACTCCGGCGCGCCGAACACCGAGCATCTGACTCAAGAAGTGATGCGTCAGTGAAATGACATCACCGTCAACGCGGTCATGTGCCATCAGCAGCCATCGTGCGCAGCGCTGGTTCACCGGATGGAGTCGATTGCACGCACCGGATTGCGAAACAGCGACGATCGTTGCTTGCGCATATCGCAAGAGATACGCGCCGAAATCCGGCTGTTTCTCGACGGCGGTCCGGAACGTTTTGGTGGACATGACCAGCGCAGAATCCGGAACCTGTACGACGTAGCGATGATTCGCGCTCGACTGCCCGAGCGCTACAGGAAGTCCCGTCGTCCCCTCACGGCCGATGATTCCGACCTCGGAGACTTTGCCGTCGGACATTTCCGAGACGACCGAGACGATGCTATTAAGGGGGAAATAGACTTCGCGAATCGTTTTCTGCGGAGCGTAAAGCGTTTCGCCCGACGCAGCGTCGGTGCGACGCAACGCAGACCGAAACGTTTTCAAAACCTGCGCTGGCAAGCAATCTAAAAAGAGATTGCCCGTGGGACGCGATTCCCCGGAAGCTGGCGTGACCGTTGGCTGTCAATTCTGCTAATTGGTAGAAATTAGCGAGTTGCGCTTGCTCGGTCAAGAAGATCTGCCCGGTTCTACCCGAGGCGATCTACGCAGCTTGCTTAAAAAGCACGGCGAGCACTAACAGCCTTCGGATGCGGTTCAGACCCACCTTTGTTTGGCATTTCCGCAAACAGGACTGTACGGAACCGTACATATTGGGTATGATGCTAATCGACGGCCATCTACCCCCAAGGGGACACCGTCCTTTAGGGGCGTTAATGGAGTGGTATTTCAGAGCAGCCGATGCGGCAAAAGCCGTTTCGGAACGACGGGCGTTCACGAAATTCTTGCGCGCCCGATGCACGCCCGGCTCCGATTGTCAGGCGGCGGAAATTGTTTTCGGCGAATTGGTGGCAAATGTCGT of the Candidatus Baltobacteraceae bacterium genome contains:
- a CDS encoding Crp/Fnr family transcriptional regulator, with product MKTFRSALRRTDAASGETLYAPQKTIREVYFPLNSIVSVVSEMSDGKVSEVGIIGREGTTGLPVALGQSSANHRYVVQVPDSALVMSTKTFRTAVEKQPDFGAYLLRYAQATIVAVSQSGACNRLHPVNQRCARWLLMAHDRVDGDVISLTHHFLSQMLGVRRAGVTVAASALQKGGSISYMRGRIAVKDRERLESGACECYAVVEREWKKIMGYTGSKTSERGLRR